In the Mastacembelus armatus chromosome 16, fMasArm1.2, whole genome shotgun sequence genome, ACCCGGGGACAGTAAAGATACCTAGTCTGAGAGCGTTTACCTGGGTTTCTGTAGACCAGACGACGATGTGTCTGGTGGGAGGCGCTATGCTGAGGGTTTACTGAGCCTTTTTCCGCTATATAGCGCAGTTCAGTGATGGGACACTCCGAGAGGTGCAAAGATCTCACGACCTACTGGGACAATATTGCAGGGACATGTGCGTTTTGTCCAAAGCCATGTAAGCctggattttcttttattttcttatgttgtgatatgttgttttatattgttttatattatggtatgttgttgtttgttgtgttgtgttaaaaGCTGTAGGGTTTGAAATTAATCCTAACTGTGGGTATGATGACGACGGAGGGTTTCATGAGCCGAACCACAGACGATGCAAAAATGGAACCTTCAATGACGGTACCAGGACTCACTGCCGAGCCTGCACCATCTGTCAACCCGGGCATGAGGTCGTCCACCCCTGCAGCACCACGTCGGACACCAAGTGCAAAGAAACCCGGTAAGGAAAACGCATTTTTCTGAGAAAACGAGCAGGGACCCAGAtgaatttttctgttttcttaaatttatttattatgaatttTTAAAAGACGTTTAGctacagttttatattttctctgGTTTGTTTAGAACCCGAACCACCGAACCTCCTGTCACAGTGAGTGTATGTTCCCATAACATCATGTAGTGTTACTGTAATGCAGTTTTGAGTGTagtttctttgtcttctcaggaaTCGACAACTTCTCCGCGTGTTTCAGCTTCTCCCAGCATAACATCATCGGTAattcatataataataataataataataatgatgatgatgatgatgatgatgatgatgataataataataattcatattactgtcagtcagtcagtcagtccacaGTCTGTTCTCTCCGgggatccacagaggaaaagcaTAAAGTGTAAGCTGTTAAATGTAACAGGCGCTTTGGATCAACAATGTGACCTCAGTGACATTTTCCTTACATGagtaagaaaaaaaggaaagttcTGGTTAGAAAGGTTAGAAAAAATGTCTTAGACCTTTTGTTCTCAGTCAaccagtgttttcatttcagaaaagCAGACAGCAAAGGGCCACCTCCCCAGCCTTATGTAAGAGAAACCTGCCCTTGATTATAGAACAAGaacatattgttttatttaaacatatacatatatacttatatatatatatatttggttttgtttgtgcaggGGCGTTGCCATCAGCCATCATCATAATTTCCATGATGATTGTGTTCTTTGTTTACCTGAACTCCAGAAAGAGGAAACGAGGTTTGTTCATTATGAAGATTAACCCCAGACAAACTTAAGAAAAACAAGTGTGGTGTGTTACAAATATCTGGGTGTGTTCTTTGGAGTCAGGGGTCATGTGGCACTCCAGACATTAGCTCTTCAACATGTGCTAACCATATGTGTATCTCATGCTATGGGTTCGCCCAGTCCAGCAGAACATGAGGACTGGTTACGAAAGAGCTGCAGACAATAACAGGTTCTCTCAACTCTCCTCTTCAAGTGGCAGCAGTGACTTGGAAACTGTCCTCAGTGAGTGAAAATGACgtttctaaatgttttatgCACAAGTCACAATGTGAAtcagtgtctgtcagtgtttttagagATAGTTGGGATGTGCAGTTTTACATATCTGTGTCTGGAACCATCAGGGACTGTTTCATCTTCTTGGTCTTGATGTGTTTATCCTTCATATTGCTCCACCAGCTAGAACAACCCTAAGATAATTCACTCAATGATCCCACCTTTTCCCCGTGTAGGTCCATACATCAAGGCTGCGCCCTTACAGACAGTGCTGGACAATATAGACGTGTTGGAAGAGTTGGTGATGTTATTAGACCCAGAGTGTCACGGAGCAAAGAACACTAAACATCTGGCATCCTactgctccttctcctccacctggATAACTTACACTTACTCCCTGAAGGACAGCAAGAGCCCTCTGAAAGCTGTGCTGGAGGGGGTCACCGCCAAGAACCCTGACTGGACGGTGGGGCACCTGGCTGAACTGCTCAGAATGATGGAGCGCAACGATGCCCTTGCTGTTCTCGCCAAACTCAGGCTAAACACactttctctcccctctctcccctGACTGCTTCTGGCCTCTCACTGCAAATGCTTGGATTTTAATTCTATTATTCAATTTCCAAAATCAGCATTATGCTTTGGGTAGAAGTGGAACATTTATATCAATATATCTCTGACAGGACATTTCTTGTCTCCCTAATGCTGCTTTTGTGATTATACATGTACAACTATTAACTGAAAAGAGTTTccaatttgaatttgtttaatcattacattttaatgaatatTGGAGATGCAACAAATATGAAtcttttttataaaatatttctttacaCTGTTGGCTATTgctatttcaataaaaaaaggaatatattCAAACATCTTAACATCTTTATTAAGCAAAtaacattataaataaaaaagtgcatAGAAAAATTAAACAGGTTTAGAAATATgtatacaaatatttacaaactCAGGGCTTATTTATACATGGTAACAAAGACGTAAATTTAAAGATCACATAGTTTCTCATGTTATGTCTTTTACACTTACTTTAAAATAACcctactatatatatatttatatatatatatagatatttatatgcacgtgtgtgtgtgtgtgtgtgtatgttatatataaatatatatataacatacaGCTTTCTTAACAGATCTTGGGAGAGATGGTCATGATAACTTCAGGTTTTGACTAGTGCTTTCGATCCTTCATTGCaagcaatcacacacacacacacacacacacacacacagacacacaacacagacagacacacacacaacacagacacacacacacagacacacacacacacacacacacagaggcacccacacaaacaccccCCACATAAACCAGCTCTGCAGGACGTTAAAACCGAGCTACTCTTAAATGATCATCGTCTCTTTTTGCATCAGTATTCCCAAACATCTGTTTAAACAGCTGAGGTAGAATCCTTACAAGAAGCTGGGAGTGACTCTGCTCCTCTAGTCAGCTAAGTGACTGACACGAGTTAATCTGGGCTCCATCCCAGTGATTGGACATGCAAGAAGGAAAAATGGATTAagacaaaatgtaaattttctctaataattttggacagaaagagatggaaaaataaaataataataataataattaaaaaaaaaagataatggGCTTGGGGAGGCAAACAGTGCTCACGTTGCTCCTGTGGTGGATTCTAAGATGGTCAGTAATCTACcatagcaaaaaataaaactattcttTAAAAATACCTGCTTTAGAACAATTGGTGTCACAAAAGGCTTGATGCATGACATAACAGCCACAAAAGAAAATTCAAgtaaactggaaaaacaaaggaCATCATttgtaactaaaaaaaaaagaaaaaaaaaaaatttacaaatGGGCAGATCTCGTAATAGACTAGATCGCCACAGTTTACACAAAGCACAAGCTTTTACCATTAAAAATATAACtcaaaacatgaataaatataactATTAATTTGAACAGTGTGTGAATGGAATTAGAATCAACTAAGAACAgcattaaacattattttaaggtgTTAAGTGCATCCTCTCAGCTCCATTTCAGATCGAATGTTTTCTGCAACGACAGCGGTTATGTTCGTAACCAGAGCtgaacgcacacacactcagtggcAATGCTTTATACCAGTGCTCTCCCTGATTCACTGTTTCACAAAGATGAGGAGAAGTTGTGTTTGATGGTTATATATATGTGCAACTGCAGGGCAGCGAAGTCTTATTGCAATAGGTAATGAGCATCTGCCAAGagagtaataaaaaatatatttttaaaaatctgataaTCACCACAA is a window encoding:
- the LOC113122270 gene encoding tumor necrosis factor receptor superfamily member 16-like — encoded protein: MGHSERCKDLTTYWDNIAGTCAFCPKPSVGFEINPNCGYDDDGGFHEPNHRRCKNGTFNDGTRTHCRACTICQPGHEVVHPCSTTSDTKCKETRTRTTEPPVTESTTSPRVSASPSITSSVIHIIIIIIIMMMMMMMMMMIIIIIHITVSQSVSPQSVLSGDPQRKSIKCKLLNVTGALDQQCDLSDIFLT
- the igflr1 gene encoding IGF-like family receptor 1 isoform X1, which gives rise to MMIVFFVYLNSRKRKRVQQNMRTGYERAADNNRFSQLSSSSGSSDLETVLSPYIKAAPLQTVLDNIDVLEELVMLLDPECHGAKNTKHLASYCSFSSTWITYTYSLKDSKSPLKAVLEGVTAKNPDWTVGHLAELLRMMERNDALAVLAKLRLNTLSLPSLP
- the igflr1 gene encoding IGF-like family receptor 1 isoform X2, with product MRTGYERAADNNRFSQLSSSSGSSDLETVLSPYIKAAPLQTVLDNIDVLEELVMLLDPECHGAKNTKHLASYCSFSSTWITYTYSLKDSKSPLKAVLEGVTAKNPDWTVGHLAELLRMMERNDALAVLAKLRLNTLSLPSLP